One part of the Lotus japonicus ecotype B-129 chromosome 2, LjGifu_v1.2 genome encodes these proteins:
- the LOC130735760 gene encoding uncharacterized protein At5g65660-like, whose product MDSQDISPSHVDASRPTLGFPLGTALLLIIIFSLSGIFSCCYHWDKLRSLRHQSFSDLEAAANSSSSPSNSKLKPHSKVEGSSNSQKSLTVLMPGDEVPKFIAMPCPCQTWRQENIIVTVEKPEPPPKPSLLPVPFY is encoded by the coding sequence ATGGATAGCCAAGATATTTCACCATCCCACGTGGATGCATCTCGACCGACCCTGGGCTTCCCCTTAGGCACTGCACTCCttctcatcatcatcttcagcttGAGCGGCATCTTCTCCTGCTGCTACCACTGGGACAAGCTCCGCTCACTCCGCCACCAATCGTTCTCCGATCTTGAGGCTGCAGCaaactcatcatcatcaccttccaacTCTAAGTTGAAGCCTCACTCCAAGGTAGAAGGTAGTAGCAACAGTCAGAAGAGTTTGACTGTGTTGATGCCAGGGGATGAGGTACCCAAGTTCATAGCCATGCCCTGCCCCTGCCAGACTTGGAGACAAGAGAACATCATTGTCACCGTGGAAAAGCCAGAGCCACCGCCCAAACCATCGCTTTTACCTGTCCCTTTCTATTAG